The DNA region TGTCCGTTGTGGACGGTCACGCTGCCGGCCTGGTGTCCACCGCTGAAGCGTTGACCACCCGACTTCCCCGCACACTGGGGCTGCTGGACCAGGGGAAGGTGGGCGGCTTCGGAGCGATGAAAGTCGCCACGGCCACCGCCTGGCTGTCCGACGAGGACGCCCGCGCGGTGGACGCGGTCCTGGAAGACCGGCTGCCGGACAAGAACTCCGACCAGATCCGGAAAGCGGCAAACCACGCCGCGATGATGGCCGACCGTGACGGCGCCGCCCGGCGGACCGAACGGAATCGTGGCGGGCGCCGGGTGACGGTGCGGCAGGGCGAGACCGGGGTGGCATCGATCGAGGTCGAAGACGGCCCTGTCGAGAAGGTCGCCGCCGCCTACACCCGCATCGACCGCGAAGCACGCGCACTACGCGCCGCTGGCGAGACACGCACACTGGACCAGCTGCGCGCGGACGTCGCTCTTGATCTTCTGCTCGGCGGCCAAGGAGGGAAGACCGAACGATCCGAGGTGTTCCTCTACATGGACCTGCACACCTACCTCGGACTAAACGATGACCCCGCCGAGCTAGCCGGACACGGCCACATCCCCGCCTCACTGGCCCGGCACATCGCCTCCGGACCCAACACAGTGTTACGGCGAATCATCACCGACCCACTCTCCGGACAAGTCCTCGACCTCGGCCGCGACCGATACCGACCCACCGCAGGCCTGGACGAATTCGTCCGAGTCCGAGACCGCGAATGCCGAAGACCCGGCTGTCACCGTGTGGCCCAAGCCTGCGACCTTGATCATTCGCTGCCGTGGCAGTTCGGTGGTCATACCGCCGACACCGAGCTGGTCGATCTCTGTCGTCGCGACCACCGGTTGAAAGACGAACCCGGCTGGAACTACCGGCTGGGTTCTGATGGGACTCTCACCATCACCACACCTACGGGGCAGAGGTACGACAGCACACCCCCACCACTCCACACGCCGCGCACTGACGAACCACCACCGTTCTGAGCCATCGCCGAAAAACGACAACAGCCCGCGAACGCCACTGACCCGCTCGCTCATGGCCTTGGCCTGAAGGTGGCTTGCCCATCGCCGAAATATGGCCATGGCTCGGTCGTGGACCGCCATCACGACGCACCTCTGACCGCGAGGTCACCACCGTTCTCAGCGTCGCCGGAAACCGCCCGGGACCACACGTCGCGGCCATCGCCGAAACGACCACGCCGCTTCGACGCACGCCCGAACACCCTTCAGTCTTCGTTGCCGAGAAACGGCTACGCCCACACGAGCGGTCCCGCCGAGGCCGCCGACCCCCATCGCCGAAGACGATCACAGCCGCTTCGTCACCGAAAAACGGCAACGCGCACCCGAACCACCCCGCCGGTGCCCAGCACAACAACGCCCCCTCCCCGCGGCCACCGACCCCACCGGTCACCGAAAACCGGCCACTGCCCGGAAACGACTACCTCCACATCAAAGCCCGCCGAACAGACCGACCGTCGCCAAAAGACGACCGACGCCGGAATCTTGTAGCGGCGCCCGCGCGATCCCACAGCGGCCTGAGCACTCGCCTCCCCCGACATCGCCGAAACATCGCCGAAACAGGAGCCCAACGCGACTCAGGCCCGCGGAGCGCCCCGCATCACCCCGTCGACCACCTTCCTGGCCAGCACGATGAACAGCACGACCACGGGCAGCACACCGATGGTCGCCGCGGTGAGCATCAGCGAGTAGTCGGTGAAGTACCCGCTGGCCAGCCGCGACAACGCCACCTGGACGGTCGGGTGCGCGTTGGGGTCGAGCACGATCAGGGGCCAGAAGAAGTCGTTCCACGCGGTCATGAAGGTCAGCATCGCGAGCACGGCGGCCTGGGGGCGGATGGCGGGCATGGCGACGTTCCAGAACAGCCGCACCGTCGAGCAGCCGTCCACGCGTCCGGCGTCCAAGAGCTCGCCCGGGATCGCCTCCTCGCACGCCTGCCGCATCCAGAACACGCTGAACGCGCCGACCAGTCCCGGCACGATCACCGCCTCCAGCCGTCCGTACCAGCCGAGTTCGCCGACCACCAGGTACAGCGGGATCACGCCGAGCTGGGCGGGCACCATGGCGGTGCCGATGACGACCAGGAAGAGCGAGTCACGGCCGGGGAACCGCAGCCGCGCGAAGGCGAATCCGGCCATGCTGGAGAGCAGCACGTTCGACACCGTCACCGTGCCGGCGACGATCAGCGAGTTCTGCATCGCCAGCCAGAAGTCGACGGTCCCGAAGACCCGTTCCACGTTCTCGATCAGGTTTCCGCCGGGCACCAGCGGCGGGGTCGTCTCCCCGAGGGCGGAGTTGTCCTTGGAGGACACCACGAACGACCAATACAACGGGAAGATCGACGCGACGGCGACGGCGAGCAGCAGCCCGTAGACGACGAACCCGGTCCGTTCTCGCGCCGCCACGGTCACTCACCGCCCCGCATGCGGCGCACGAGCGAGAAATTGACGAGCGCGAACACGGCCGAGAACAGGAACAGCGACCACGCGATGGCCGCCGCGTATCCGGCGTCGAACTCGCCGAATCCCTTCTCGTACAAGTACATGGCCAGCGTCTGGAACTGCCGGTCGGCGCCACCGGTGCCGTTGACGCCGGTTTCGTCGAGCAGCTGCGGCTCGGCGAACAGCTGCACCCCGCCGATGGTCGAGACGACGACGGTGAAGGCGATGGTCGGGCGGATCGCGGGCACCGTGATCGACCAGAAGCTCCGCCAGCGCGAGGCGCCGTCGAGCATCGCCGCGTCGTAACGCTCCTGCGGCACGGACTGCATGGCCGCGAGGTAGAGCAGCGCGTTGTAGCCGGTCCAGCGCCACATCACCATCGCGCTCACCGCGACATGCGACGCGAACCGGTCCGACCGCCAGTCCACCGGATCGAGCCCCACCAGGCCCAGCACCCAGTTGACGACGCCGTAGTCCTCCGCGAACAGCTGGCTGAACACCAGCGCCACCGCGACCACCGAGACGACGTTGGGCAACAGCACACTGGCCCGCCACAGGGTCCTCGCCCGCAAGGGACGGTCCAGCAGGGCCGCGAGCCCGAGCGCGGCGAGCAGTTGCGGGACGGTCGAAAGGACGAAGATGCTGACCGTGTTGAAGAGCGCGTTGTAGAAATGCGGATCCTGGAACAGGACGGCGAAGTTGCCGAGCCCGGCGAACCCGGTGTCACCGTTGACCAGATGCCAGTGGTGCAGCGCCACCCACGCCGTGTAGAGCAGCGGGAAGAGGCCGAACACGCCGAAAAGGACGTAGAACGGCGCTGTCATCAGGTATCCGGCGAGCCGCTCGCCCGTACGCTTCAAACGATGATCACCTTGACGCCTGCCCGGCCGATCTCGTCGAGCTCCCGCGGTTCGGCGCCGCGGTCGGTGATCAGGGTGTCGATATCGCAAAGGTCCCCGAACCGGGCGAAGTGGTCGTCACCGATCTTGGTGTGATCGGCCAGCAGCACCGTCCGCCGCGCGGACGCGATGGCCGCGCGCTTCACCATCGCCTCGGCGGTGTCCGGGGTGGTGAGCCCCCGCTCGACGGAAAGGCCGCTGGTACTGAGGAAAGCGACGTCGACGAAGGTGTCCTTGAGCGCGTCCAGCGCCCAGCCGTCGACCGAGGCCATGGTGTGGCCGCGCAGCCTTCCGCCGACCAGCATCACCGTGACGCCGG from Amycolatopsis sp. EV170708-02-1 includes:
- a CDS encoding HNH endonuclease signature motif containing protein, which produces MALLKEITSSDALREVNASLDSLGDNDAMDAAVAASEGIARLEAVRFRALGRLSRHRDGAGSVAQEVALALSVVDGHAAGLVSTAEALTTRLPRTLGLLDQGKVGGFGAMKVATATAWLSDEDARAVDAVLEDRLPDKNSDQIRKAANHAAMMADRDGAARRTERNRGGRRVTVRQGETGVASIEVEDGPVEKVAAAYTRIDREARALRAAGETRTLDQLRADVALDLLLGGQGGKTERSEVFLYMDLHTYLGLNDDPAELAGHGHIPASLARHIASGPNTVLRRIITDPLSGQVLDLGRDRYRPTAGLDEFVRVRDRECRRPGCHRVAQACDLDHSLPWQFGGHTADTELVDLCRRDHRLKDEPGWNYRLGSDGTLTITTPTGQRYDSTPPPLHTPRTDEPPPF
- a CDS encoding carbohydrate ABC transporter permease, producing MAARERTGFVVYGLLLAVAVASIFPLYWSFVVSSKDNSALGETTPPLVPGGNLIENVERVFGTVDFWLAMQNSLIVAGTVTVSNVLLSSMAGFAFARLRFPGRDSLFLVVIGTAMVPAQLGVIPLYLVVGELGWYGRLEAVIVPGLVGAFSVFWMRQACEEAIPGELLDAGRVDGCSTVRLFWNVAMPAIRPQAAVLAMLTFMTAWNDFFWPLIVLDPNAHPTVQVALSRLASGYFTDYSLMLTAATIGVLPVVVLFIVLARKVVDGVMRGAPRA
- a CDS encoding carbohydrate ABC transporter permease → MKRTGERLAGYLMTAPFYVLFGVFGLFPLLYTAWVALHHWHLVNGDTGFAGLGNFAVLFQDPHFYNALFNTVSIFVLSTVPQLLAALGLAALLDRPLRARTLWRASVLLPNVVSVVAVALVFSQLFAEDYGVVNWVLGLVGLDPVDWRSDRFASHVAVSAMVMWRWTGYNALLYLAAMQSVPQERYDAAMLDGASRWRSFWSITVPAIRPTIAFTVVVSTIGGVQLFAEPQLLDETGVNGTGGADRQFQTLAMYLYEKGFGEFDAGYAAAIAWSLFLFSAVFALVNFSLVRRMRGGE